A portion of the Candidatus Nitrosotenuis aquarius genome contains these proteins:
- the coaBC gene encoding bifunctional phosphopantothenoylcysteine decarboxylase/phosphopantothenate--cysteine ligase CoaBC, whose translation MNKHPSLDIVESYGTELAGKKIVLCVTGSVAAYKAIELARLLMRHGADVTCVASEAVTKLIQPDYFKWATGNRVITKLTGKMEHVALADYKKSDCIIVYPGTANTLGKLANGIDDTPISTVLTVGFGAKIPIIMALAMHQAMYENVAVLRNISFLKERVEFIEPNFIEGKAKVAEPEDVLDYVLDRFGRSSVLSGKKILITAGPTAEPIDTVRVLTNQSSGKTGVLLAREMISAGAGVTLVYGPGTEKPPKGAKTIPVKTVRQMFDAVKKELQSRRYDVAILSAAPADYTTIPAKSKIKSDKASITIKLQRAPKIIDNIKKIQKDIFLVGFKAETNISRKKLVQLAKKKLGESQSDIIVANDIGTKYQKNRELNEVIIVDKSGNIASSGRKKKEEISKFIRKQIEKKLA comes from the coding sequence TTGAATAAGCATCCATCCTTGGACATAGTGGAATCATACGGAACAGAACTGGCTGGGAAAAAAATCGTCCTATGTGTTACAGGAAGCGTTGCTGCATACAAGGCAATAGAATTAGCTAGATTATTGATGAGGCATGGTGCTGATGTTACCTGCGTTGCAAGTGAAGCTGTTACAAAACTGATCCAGCCAGATTACTTCAAGTGGGCAACAGGAAATAGAGTCATAACAAAACTCACAGGCAAAATGGAACATGTTGCGTTGGCCGATTACAAAAAATCCGATTGCATCATAGTATATCCTGGAACTGCAAATACTTTGGGAAAGCTTGCAAACGGAATTGATGACACGCCGATTTCTACAGTGTTGACTGTAGGATTTGGTGCAAAAATTCCCATAATAATGGCACTTGCAATGCACCAGGCAATGTATGAGAATGTCGCCGTATTGCGAAATATTTCATTTCTCAAGGAGCGAGTCGAGTTTATCGAGCCTAATTTTATAGAAGGAAAGGCAAAGGTGGCCGAGCCTGAGGACGTGCTGGATTATGTTTTGGACAGGTTTGGCCGATCCTCTGTTTTGTCCGGCAAAAAAATACTCATCACCGCAGGCCCCACCGCCGAGCCAATAGACACTGTCCGGGTTTTGACAAACCAGAGCTCAGGAAAAACTGGTGTTTTGCTTGCAAGGGAAATGATTTCAGCTGGCGCCGGAGTCACACTTGTGTATGGGCCTGGAACCGAAAAACCGCCAAAGGGAGCTAAAACCATACCGGTAAAGACAGTTCGGCAAATGTTTGATGCAGTAAAAAAAGAACTACAATCTAGGAGATATGATGTTGCAATTTTGTCTGCGGCACCTGCTGACTATACTACCATACCAGCAAAATCAAAAATAAAAAGTGACAAGGCTAGCATTACTATCAAGCTGCAGAGAGCTCCAAAAATAATAGACAATATCAAGAAAATCCAAAAAGACATTTTTCTGGTTGGATTCAAGGCGGAAACCAACATTTCAAGGAAAAAGCTTGTCCAGCTGGCAAAAAAGAAACTCGGAGAATCTCAGTCAGATATTATAGTTGCAAACGACATAGGGACAAAATATCAGAAAAACCGCGAGCTAAACGAAGTCATTATTGTGGATAAATCAGGCAATATTGCAAGCTCGGGACGTAAAAAGAAAGAAGAGATATCAAAGTTTATCAGAAAGCAAATCGAGAAAAAACTCGCTTGA
- a CDS encoding 4-phosphopantoate--beta-alanine ligase — MNHIPSNHPRAKSLYIREKLVEAFDAGLVAKEGLMAHGRGEAFDYLIGEKTSRSAKKAILAAAFMLKQAQNPVISVNGNIAGLCPKEIVQLAKASGAKIEVNLFYATEARRQNIFRVLKKNGASKIYGMDRKNSTKLSGLDSARRIVDRDGIYSADVVVVPLEDGDRTLALKKAGKKVITFDLNPMSRTAETADITIVDNVIRAITLLIKSCKNPKKTKFDNSKNLALAIQEIKANLTRRARNAQVS; from the coding sequence TTGAATCATATTCCATCAAACCATCCGCGGGCAAAATCGCTGTACATTCGGGAAAAACTGGTCGAAGCATTTGATGCAGGTCTTGTCGCAAAGGAAGGCCTCATGGCGCACGGCCGTGGCGAGGCATTTGACTATTTGATTGGGGAAAAGACATCAAGATCTGCCAAAAAGGCAATTTTGGCTGCTGCCTTTATGCTAAAACAGGCACAAAATCCCGTAATTTCTGTAAACGGCAACATTGCAGGGCTGTGCCCAAAGGAAATAGTCCAGCTTGCAAAAGCCTCTGGCGCAAAAATAGAGGTAAACCTGTTTTATGCAACAGAGGCCAGGCGACAAAACATTTTTCGCGTATTGAAAAAAAATGGCGCATCCAAGATCTATGGAATGGACAGGAAAAACTCTACAAAACTTTCAGGCCTGGATTCTGCTAGAAGAATTGTGGACAGGGACGGAATTTATTCTGCGGATGTGGTTGTTGTTCCACTGGAAGACGGCGATCGCACACTTGCGCTAAAAAAGGCCGGAAAAAAAGTAATTACATTTGATCTAAACCCAATGTCTAGAACCGCAGAGACTGCTGATATTACAATAGTGGACAATGTAATTCGCGCAATAACACTATTGATAAAATCTTGCAAAAACCCCAAAAAGACAAAATTTGACAATTCCAAAAATCTTGCATTGGCAATACAAGAAATCAAAGCAAATCTGACTAGGAGGGCTCGCAATGCACAAGTCAGTTAA
- a CDS encoding pantoate kinase, with protein MKGIAFSPAHITGFFKAELDQTARPEMQGSLGAGFSIQEGVTTTVEVQDSEFSDHSITISGYQPDNTQVSEFVISEFLKNMQGNYFLKIHHDIKIPVGYGLGCSAAVALSLAYALNSAFRTNYTKEQLGTMAHNAEVMCRTGLGDVLASYHGGFEIRVKGGAPGIGQIKKIPSESHSAIMICFSPISTKQFLKDRLASINGLGGKMVDKLVQTKNIDQFHDYSIEFANYVDIITPKMKSVIDDLKQNGIRCGVALFGETIFTLVKPEMEEKVISILEKYPDGIIIRSKIDQVGARLVH; from the coding sequence ATGAAGGGGATTGCATTTAGCCCTGCACACATAACTGGATTCTTCAAGGCAGAACTAGACCAGACAGCAAGGCCTGAAATGCAAGGCTCCTTGGGTGCGGGCTTTTCCATCCAAGAAGGAGTCACCACAACAGTCGAAGTGCAAGACTCTGAATTTTCTGATCATTCCATTACAATTTCTGGATACCAGCCAGACAATACGCAGGTCTCTGAATTTGTAATTTCCGAATTTCTCAAAAACATGCAGGGAAATTATTTTCTCAAAATACACCACGACATCAAGATCCCAGTGGGCTATGGTTTAGGATGTTCTGCGGCAGTTGCATTATCATTGGCGTATGCGCTAAACTCTGCATTTAGGACAAACTATACCAAAGAACAACTTGGTACCATGGCGCACAATGCCGAGGTGATGTGCAGGACAGGCCTGGGCGATGTCTTGGCGTCATATCACGGTGGATTTGAGATTCGAGTAAAGGGCGGCGCGCCAGGAATTGGCCAAATCAAGAAAATACCTTCAGAGTCACATAGTGCAATAATGATTTGCTTTTCGCCAATTTCCACAAAGCAATTCCTCAAGGACAGACTTGCATCGATAAACGGCCTTGGCGGAAAAATGGTGGACAAGCTTGTGCAGACAAAAAATATCGACCAGTTCCATGACTATTCCATTGAATTTGCAAACTATGTGGATATCATAACACCAAAGATGAAATCGGTAATTGACGATCTGAAACAAAACGGAATTAGGTGTGGTGTCGCCCTTTTTGGCGAGACAATATTTACACTGGTAAAGCCAGAAATGGAGGAAAAAGTGATTTCTATTTTGGAAAAATATCCTGACGGAATCATAATCAGATCGAAAATCGACCAAGTCGGTGCAAGACTAGTACATTGA
- a CDS encoding CFI-box-CTERM domain-containing protein — translation MNVTIILALSIAVLIVNLPDSFAQEFDSESMNLPMPNISMSPISGPPGTEIAITIKNMPPVPEGLDPRIELFAYIPFVTALGDNVANNCNGEHCFPVYSFEEIAADKLAPKTIRFSLFSTDNPKATIQGGFQESVCDVRVNEKTIERYGTVCHTIDQPLGDYEIKFAWGIQSSDKFDIRKTMTFTVTEKGTEIVEGDVENPSEALMDAFEKGEITEEEFDSAMYELGYDDDAIRKSKALLGKLPHQEGDFAPEQQEEILEGIEKAEEQAKEERESEETVVPIVAPPEEHAEVPMLESDEKEEETAAPSGCLIATAAHGTELAPQVQMLREIRDNVLFRTSSGTTFMAGFNEFYYSFSPAIADLERQSPVFREIVKAAITPMLSTMSILSYVDIDSESEILGYGIGMILLNTGIYFVAPALVIIRVRKYFKS, via the coding sequence TTGAATGTTACTATAATTCTTGCATTATCAATTGCTGTCTTGATTGTGAATCTGCCTGACTCGTTTGCACAGGAATTTGACTCTGAATCCATGAATTTGCCAATGCCGAACATTTCAATGAGTCCAATTTCCGGCCCGCCAGGCACGGAAATCGCCATTACAATCAAGAACATGCCCCCTGTTCCAGAAGGGCTTGATCCAAGAATAGAGTTGTTTGCATATATTCCGTTTGTTACCGCACTAGGTGACAATGTTGCAAACAACTGCAACGGCGAGCACTGCTTTCCGGTTTATTCATTTGAGGAAATTGCAGCTGACAAGCTAGCGCCAAAGACAATCAGATTTTCATTGTTTAGTACCGACAATCCAAAGGCAACCATACAGGGAGGATTTCAAGAATCTGTCTGTGACGTGCGGGTAAATGAAAAGACAATAGAGCGATACGGCACAGTCTGCCATACCATAGACCAGCCTTTGGGCGATTATGAAATTAAATTTGCATGGGGAATCCAGAGCTCTGATAAATTTGACATTAGAAAGACAATGACATTTACCGTAACAGAAAAGGGAACAGAGATTGTCGAAGGTGATGTGGAAAACCCAAGTGAGGCCCTAATGGACGCATTTGAAAAAGGAGAGATAACCGAAGAAGAATTTGACTCTGCAATGTACGAGCTTGGATATGACGATGACGCAATACGAAAATCAAAGGCGCTGCTAGGCAAGCTTCCACACCAAGAAGGCGACTTTGCGCCAGAACAACAAGAAGAGATCCTAGAAGGAATAGAAAAAGCTGAAGAGCAGGCAAAAGAAGAACGCGAATCTGAAGAGACTGTAGTTCCTATTGTAGCCCCGCCAGAGGAACATGCTGAAGTTCCAATGCTAGAAAGTGATGAAAAAGAAGAAGAAACAGCAGCTCCAAGTGGATGTCTTATTGCAACTGCAGCTCATGGAACGGAACTTGCACCACAAGTCCAGATGTTACGAGAAATCAGAGACAATGTCCTGTTTAGGACAAGTTCAGGAACAACATTCATGGCTGGATTCAACGAATTTTATTATTCATTTAGTCCTGCAATAGCAGACCTAGAAAGACAGAGTCCAGTTTTCAGAGAAATTGTAAAAGCTGCCATAACTCCAATGCTTTCCACTATGTCAATTCTGAGCTATGTAGACATTGACTCGGAATCAGAGATACTGGGCTATGGAATTGGAATGATACTGCTCAATACAGGAATTTACTTTGTAGCGCCGGCTCTAGTGATCATTCGAGTTAGAAAATACTTCAAAAGTTAG
- a CDS encoding beta-propeller domain-containing protein gives MNTKIIIAVVAAISVAGSFGIFLTLMPTNTPPSTPYVVSPNAFDDTPLVSLEGSQELKKFSSYEELKKYLQTTQAQDQYYRDYGGPITLDRTVFPTPFSRTDAQWNMAEEAAPASAPVPTPTNGGVTDSSKPGYSTTNVQVKNVDEPDFLKNDDKYVYIVTGDKLTIIEAYPAETAKIILKVGIDIPQGQSIQNIFLNGDRLVIFYQDYQETDYIPQYNFAPSKIYTNLTHIVIMDVSSKESPKIIKDYSVNGYYHNARMIGNLVYLISIAEVNHFQPIIPLIREDARTIISPDVFYFDNPESYHNFNTVTAIDVFADKIKSETFMMGGAGTIYMSENNLYITYQKNLPYRYYQVHEKTRFFEAIVPVLPTNIQTQIKQITNDSTLSESEKWSKVSDLLQNTYNSMSQSEKSKLFEKIQSAINDYELKIQQETLKTVIHKIGLNSGELKYLAKGEVPGRLLNQFSMDESENRFRIATTSEFYSNRSYLHNNVYVLDENLMRVGALEQIAKDESIYSARFMGDRLYLVTFQRMDPFFVIDLSTDTPKVLGELKIPGFSQYLHPYDENHVIGIGRDTKENQWGGVQTEGVKLALFDVTDVSKPSAVDVEIIGKQGTDSEVLNDHKAMLFDKQKGILSIPISNYNYNIEPYYKDGRYVEPTTWRGFYVYDVKDSGFDLKGTIMHSNGTGYEYYGYGSRSFYIDDTLYTVSSNLMKMNAISDLHEVNQIKFRDEAKLVRYID, from the coding sequence TTGAATACTAAAATCATTATAGCTGTTGTCGCAGCAATCTCTGTAGCTGGATCATTTGGAATATTTCTGACTCTGATGCCTACCAATACACCACCTTCTACTCCATATGTTGTTTCGCCAAACGCATTTGATGACACACCACTAGTATCTCTTGAGGGATCGCAGGAGCTCAAAAAATTCTCTTCATATGAAGAGCTCAAAAAATACCTTCAAACAACACAAGCTCAAGATCAATACTATCGAGACTATGGTGGCCCAATAACTCTTGATAGAACAGTTTTCCCAACTCCTTTCTCTAGAACCGATGCACAATGGAATATGGCTGAAGAAGCAGCACCGGCATCAGCTCCAGTACCAACGCCTACCAATGGAGGAGTTACCGATTCTTCCAAACCGGGATATTCCACTACAAACGTCCAAGTCAAAAATGTAGACGAGCCAGACTTTCTAAAAAACGATGACAAGTACGTATACATCGTAACAGGCGACAAACTGACAATAATAGAGGCCTATCCAGCAGAGACAGCAAAAATCATACTAAAAGTTGGAATCGACATTCCACAAGGCCAGTCAATACAAAATATTTTCCTAAACGGAGACAGGCTGGTCATCTTCTACCAAGACTATCAGGAAACCGACTACATCCCACAATACAATTTTGCACCATCAAAAATCTACACAAACCTAACCCACATTGTAATAATGGATGTCTCTAGCAAGGAATCACCAAAGATAATCAAAGACTATTCCGTCAACGGCTATTACCACAATGCCAGAATGATCGGAAATCTTGTCTATCTGATATCAATAGCAGAGGTTAATCATTTCCAGCCAATCATTCCACTAATAAGAGAAGACGCAAGGACCATCATTTCTCCAGACGTTTTCTATTTTGACAATCCAGAATCCTACCATAATTTCAACACGGTAACTGCAATCGATGTTTTTGCAGACAAGATAAAATCAGAGACTTTCATGATGGGCGGCGCAGGAACAATCTACATGTCTGAAAATAACCTGTACATTACATACCAAAAGAACCTGCCATATCGATATTACCAAGTCCACGAAAAGACCAGATTCTTCGAAGCTATAGTGCCAGTGTTGCCTACTAACATCCAGACACAAATCAAACAGATAACAAACGATTCCACATTAAGCGAATCCGAAAAATGGAGCAAAGTATCCGATCTGCTCCAAAACACCTACAATTCCATGTCACAGTCGGAAAAATCAAAATTATTTGAGAAAATCCAGTCAGCAATCAACGATTACGAGCTGAAAATACAACAGGAAACACTAAAGACAGTAATCCACAAAATAGGCCTAAACTCTGGCGAGCTAAAATATCTAGCAAAGGGCGAGGTCCCTGGAAGGCTGCTCAACCAGTTCTCAATGGACGAGTCGGAAAACAGATTCCGAATAGCAACCACATCGGAATTTTATTCAAATCGCTCGTATCTGCACAATAATGTCTACGTTTTAGATGAAAATCTGATGCGCGTAGGGGCACTAGAACAAATAGCAAAGGACGAGTCCATTTATTCCGCAAGATTCATGGGCGACCGACTATATCTGGTGACATTTCAAAGAATGGACCCGTTCTTTGTAATTGATCTGTCCACAGACACGCCAAAAGTACTGGGCGAGCTCAAAATTCCAGGATTTTCGCAGTATCTCCACCCATATGACGAAAATCATGTCATTGGTATAGGCAGGGACACCAAGGAAAACCAGTGGGGCGGAGTCCAGACAGAAGGAGTAAAGCTGGCGCTATTTGATGTAACAGATGTGTCCAAACCATCCGCAGTAGACGTGGAAATAATAGGAAAACAAGGAACAGATTCCGAAGTGCTAAACGACCACAAGGCAATGCTCTTTGACAAGCAAAAGGGAATTTTGTCAATACCAATTTCCAATTACAACTATAACATAGAGCCGTACTACAAGGATGGCAGATATGTCGAGCCAACAACATGGAGAGGATTCTATGTGTATGATGTCAAGGATTCCGGCTTTGATCTAAAGGGAACTATAATGCATTCAAACGGCACCGGCTACGAGTATTATGGGTACGGAAGCAGGTCATTTTACATTGATGACACACTGTACACTGTAAGCTCTAATCTTATGAAGATGAATGCGATATCTGATCTGCACGAGGTAAACCAGATAAAATTCAGGGATGAGGCAAAGCTAGTACGCTATATCGACTAA
- a CDS encoding aldehyde dehydrogenase family protein gives MIENENTWANAVKTGTQDDFHKKFDSALESLKSEFGKTYPLIIGGKEAYTEKTFDVRSPSDTRIILAKFPLATKEQTNQAIESAKDAFYNWSSTPYRTRAKVFREVALQFSQEKFTLAAIVSLENGKNRLEAMGEMDETIDFLRFYADQLEANQGFVKPTKNANPNEKTQSILKPYGVWGIISPFNFPSAIAIGMSSGALITGNSVVLKPASDTPLSAFQFVNAIYKKITPGAINFVTGQGSIVGQAIVENPNVSGIAFTGSKEVGLSGFRTFTRESPKPFISEMGGKNPVIVTESADLEKATDGVLRAAFGYGGQKCSACSRVYVQKQIAPKFLEKLVTKTQNLKIGLPWEKDTYLGPIINDSAKKKFESAVELAKKDGKIIFGGEILKDGLYQNGYYVKPTIVTNLPKDHKLVKEELFLPFLCVQEFEKFDDAIREANDSEYGLTAGIFSQSKSEIDAFFSKIEAGVTYANRAQSATTGAMVQSQPFVGWKNSGISGKGAGGAYYLTQFLREQTQTICNEQ, from the coding sequence TTGATTGAAAACGAAAACACTTGGGCAAATGCAGTAAAAACAGGCACCCAAGACGATTTCCACAAGAAATTCGATTCCGCACTAGAATCCCTAAAATCAGAATTTGGCAAGACCTATCCGTTAATCATAGGAGGAAAAGAAGCATACACAGAAAAAACATTTGATGTACGATCCCCATCCGACACCAGAATCATCCTAGCCAAGTTTCCACTGGCAACAAAAGAGCAGACAAACCAGGCAATCGAGTCAGCCAAGGACGCATTTTACAATTGGAGCTCCACACCATACCGGACCAGAGCCAAAGTTTTCCGCGAAGTAGCATTACAGTTTTCTCAAGAAAAATTCACGCTGGCTGCCATAGTGAGCCTAGAAAACGGCAAAAACAGGCTCGAGGCAATGGGAGAAATGGATGAAACAATTGATTTTCTGCGATTTTATGCAGACCAGCTAGAGGCAAACCAAGGATTTGTCAAACCAACAAAAAACGCAAACCCAAACGAAAAAACCCAATCCATCCTAAAACCATACGGCGTCTGGGGAATAATTTCTCCGTTTAACTTTCCATCAGCAATAGCAATTGGAATGAGCAGCGGTGCACTAATCACAGGAAATTCCGTGGTACTAAAGCCAGCAAGCGACACGCCACTATCAGCATTCCAATTCGTAAATGCAATTTACAAAAAAATCACACCAGGCGCAATCAACTTTGTAACAGGACAGGGCAGCATAGTGGGCCAAGCCATAGTTGAAAACCCAAACGTCTCTGGTATAGCATTTACCGGTTCCAAAGAAGTTGGGCTGTCAGGATTTAGGACGTTTACACGAGAATCCCCAAAGCCATTCATCTCAGAGATGGGCGGCAAAAACCCAGTCATAGTGACCGAATCAGCAGATCTGGAAAAAGCAACCGACGGGGTTTTGCGTGCAGCATTTGGCTATGGTGGACAAAAGTGCAGCGCCTGCTCGCGGGTATATGTCCAAAAACAAATTGCGCCAAAATTCCTAGAAAAACTCGTAACAAAAACACAAAACCTCAAGATCGGACTTCCCTGGGAAAAAGATACGTACTTGGGTCCAATAATTAATGATTCAGCCAAAAAAAAATTCGAGTCGGCAGTGGAGCTTGCAAAAAAGGACGGCAAGATAATTTTCGGCGGTGAAATCCTAAAGGACGGACTGTACCAAAACGGCTACTATGTCAAGCCTACAATAGTTACCAATTTACCAAAAGACCACAAGCTAGTAAAAGAAGAATTATTCTTGCCGTTTTTGTGCGTCCAGGAATTTGAAAAATTCGATGATGCAATAAGGGAGGCAAACGATTCCGAATATGGCCTCACTGCAGGCATATTTTCGCAATCCAAGTCAGAAATTGACGCATTTTTCTCTAAAATCGAGGCTGGAGTAACATATGCAAATCGAGCCCAATCTGCAACAACTGGCGCAATGGTGCAGTCACAGCCCTTTGTTGGATGGAAAAATTCCGGAATTTCTGGCAAAGGAGCAGGCGGCGCATATTACCTGACCCAGTTCCTCCGAGAGCAAACGCAAACAATTTGCAATGAGCAGTAA
- the panB gene encoding 3-methyl-2-oxobutanoate hydroxymethyltransferase, whose product MHKSVKDILDKKKNGQKISVITAYDYTLASLCDKAGIDIMLVGDSAGMVMLGYENTIPVTMDQMVLFTEAVSRARQNSLVVADMPFMSYQASASDALANSGRLIKAGADAVKLEGGKIVAPTIQAIVETGIPVMGHIGFQPQTTTLAQGYRVQAKTKDAAITLIEDAKALEKAGAFSIALEMVTSEVAKIISESVSIPTIGIGSGKFCDGQVLVVHDVLGMYDKLKPKFVKQYMTLSDQITKAISLYKSDVEAGKFPAKENWFTMEKSELDKLMKEIE is encoded by the coding sequence ATGCACAAGTCAGTTAAGGACATACTAGACAAGAAAAAAAATGGCCAGAAAATCTCTGTCATTACTGCATATGACTATACCCTAGCGTCATTGTGCGATAAAGCTGGCATCGACATCATGCTAGTTGGCGACAGCGCCGGCATGGTCATGCTTGGATATGAAAATACAATACCTGTTACCATGGACCAGATGGTTCTATTTACAGAGGCAGTATCTCGTGCAAGACAAAATTCGCTTGTAGTGGCCGACATGCCTTTCATGTCATACCAGGCAAGCGCATCGGATGCACTCGCAAACTCTGGCAGATTAATCAAGGCAGGAGCTGATGCTGTAAAACTAGAAGGCGGCAAAATTGTTGCACCTACCATTCAGGCAATAGTGGAGACAGGCATTCCTGTTATGGGCCACATTGGATTTCAGCCTCAAACTACCACGCTTGCGCAAGGATATAGAGTCCAGGCAAAGACAAAGGACGCTGCAATTACACTAATAGAAGATGCAAAAGCCTTGGAGAAAGCTGGTGCATTTTCTATAGCACTTGAAATGGTTACATCTGAAGTGGCAAAAATAATTTCCGAATCGGTATCGATTCCTACTATTGGTATAGGATCTGGCAAATTCTGTGACGGCCAAGTCTTGGTAGTGCATGACGTTCTGGGAATGTATGACAAGCTAAAACCAAAATTCGTAAAGCAATACATGACATTATCTGACCAGATAACAAAGGCCATATCACTATACAAATCAGATGTGGAAGCTGGGAAATTTCCTGCAAAGGAAAACTGGTTTACAATGGAAAAATCCGAGCTGGATAAGCTCATGAAGGAAATTGAATAA